A section of the bacterium genome encodes:
- the meaB gene encoding methylmalonyl Co-A mutase-associated GTPase MeaB, whose amino-acid sequence MTTGGHRVGGLDLDGFEAGVVAGDRAVLGRAITLVESGREDHQRLAQELLARLLPRTGSAHRVGVTGVPGAGKSTLIDVLGTRLTSQGHRVAVLAIDPSSSLTGGSILGDKTRMARLAADPAAFIRPSPSARTLGGVGRKTRETMLLCEAAGHDVVLVETVGVGQSETVVAEMVDVFLLITLAGAGDELQGIKRGVMELADLVAVNKSDGDNRAAAALAAAEIRTALHFMRPPHPDWTVPVQCVSAATGEGLDDLWRELVRHRSTMSANGALADRRQQQQLRWMWSLVEDRLREGLRHDPAVRRLLPDLERRVRAGEIPPGLAARLLLDARGS is encoded by the coding sequence GTGACGACGGGCGGGCACCGGGTCGGCGGGTTGGACCTCGACGGGTTCGAGGCCGGCGTCGTCGCCGGCGACCGCGCGGTGCTGGGCCGCGCCATCACCCTGGTGGAGAGCGGGCGCGAGGATCACCAGCGCCTGGCCCAGGAACTGCTCGCGCGCCTGCTGCCGCGCACCGGGTCCGCGCACCGCGTCGGCGTGACCGGCGTGCCCGGCGCCGGCAAGAGCACCCTCATCGACGTCCTGGGCACGCGGCTGACCTCGCAGGGGCACCGCGTGGCGGTGCTGGCCATCGACCCCAGCAGCAGCCTGACCGGCGGCAGCATCCTGGGCGACAAGACCCGCATGGCGCGCCTGGCCGCCGACCCCGCCGCCTTCATCCGCCCCAGCCCCAGCGCCCGCACCCTCGGCGGCGTGGGGCGCAAGACCCGCGAGACCATGCTGCTGTGCGAGGCCGCCGGCCACGACGTGGTGCTGGTCGAGACGGTCGGCGTGGGTCAGAGCGAGACCGTGGTCGCGGAGATGGTCGACGTCTTCCTGCTGATCACGCTCGCCGGCGCCGGCGACGAGCTGCAGGGCATCAAGCGCGGCGTGATGGAACTCGCCGACCTGGTCGCGGTCAACAAGTCCGACGGCGACAACCGCGCGGCCGCGGCGCTGGCCGCGGCGGAGATCCGCACCGCCCTGCACTTCATGCGCCCGCCGCACCCCGACTGGACGGTGCCGGTGCAGTGCGTGAGCGCGGCGACGGGGGAGGGCCTCGACGACCTCTGGCGCGAACTGGTCCGCCACCGCTCGACGATGTCCGCCAACGGCGCCCTCGCCGACCGACGCCAGCAGCAGCAGCTGCGCTGGATGTGGTCCCTGGTCGAGGACCGCCTGCGCGAGGGCCTGCGGCACGACCCGGCGGTGCGCCGCCTGCTGCCCGACCTCGAGCGCCGGGTGCGCGCCGGCGAGATCCCGCCCGGCCTGGCCGCCCGCCTGCTGCTGGACGCCCGCGGTTCCTGA
- a CDS encoding MarR family transcriptional regulator has product MPAANRALLSRAVLLDLLRLHEDLLADVTALLKGHGITAPQYNVLRILRGAGPGGLTGTGLAAAMITRVPDVTRLVDRLEAAGLVRRERCREDRRVVHVRIEAAGMALLARLDAPMLAEHEAALRGMTLQELEGLAGSLRRALAVRQG; this is encoded by the coding sequence ATGCCCGCCGCGAACCGCGCCCTGTTGAGCCGCGCCGTCCTGCTGGACCTGCTGCGCCTGCACGAGGATCTGCTGGCCGACGTGACCGCGCTGCTGAAGGGGCACGGCATCACCGCGCCGCAGTACAACGTGCTGCGCATCCTGCGCGGCGCCGGTCCCGGCGGGTTGACCGGCACGGGCCTCGCCGCGGCCATGATCACCCGCGTGCCCGACGTCACCCGTCTCGTCGACCGTCTGGAGGCGGCGGGCCTGGTGCGCCGCGAGCGCTGCCGCGAGGACCGCCGCGTGGTGCACGTGCGGATCGAGGCCGCCGGGATGGCGCTGCTGGCGAGGTTGGACGCGCCGATGCTCGCCGAGCACGAGGCCGCGCTGCGCGGGATGACGCTGCAGGAACTCGAGGG